The Vicinamibacteria bacterium genome includes a window with the following:
- the dusB gene encoding tRNA dihydrouridine synthase DusB has protein sequence MDTLYRSPLNREVAPAAGGEFARLRIGPLSVWPPVVLAPMAGVTNPPFRTLCRRYGAGLYVSEMITARALVEGNRKTLLLASFGEEETIRSLQLYGVDPWHLGEAVRLLVGEGRVDHVDLNFGCPVRKVTSKGGGAAIPLKPRLLQGIVRAAVRAAGPVPVTIKFRTGIDDRYQTYLEAGRIAQEEGCAGVGLHARTAAQLYDGEADWEAIARLKQAVRGIPVLGNGDVWEAEDALRMMRTTGCDGVIVGRGCLGRPWLFRDLADVFEGRSPQNPPLLGGVVDVMLEHARLLGAWLGETGAMRSFRKHSSWYTKGFRGGAALREQLMRVTRLDELAAILGGVDHTQPFPPEAIRVPRGKTGGRQTVALPAGYLDDLEDATPPGPEAEAADSGG, from the coding sequence ATGGACACCCTCTACCGAAGCCCGCTCAATCGGGAGGTGGCTCCCGCGGCAGGGGGGGAGTTCGCACGCCTGCGCATCGGCCCCCTCTCCGTCTGGCCGCCGGTGGTCCTGGCTCCCATGGCCGGCGTCACCAACCCGCCCTTCCGGACGCTGTGCCGCCGCTACGGGGCGGGGCTCTACGTGAGCGAGATGATCACCGCCCGCGCCCTCGTGGAGGGGAACCGCAAGACCCTTCTCCTGGCCAGCTTCGGGGAAGAGGAGACCATCCGTAGCCTTCAGCTCTACGGCGTCGACCCCTGGCACCTGGGGGAAGCGGTGCGGCTGCTGGTGGGAGAGGGCCGTGTGGATCACGTAGACCTGAACTTCGGCTGCCCGGTGCGCAAGGTCACGAGCAAAGGGGGCGGCGCCGCCATTCCCCTGAAGCCCCGTCTCCTCCAGGGCATCGTGCGCGCGGCGGTGCGGGCCGCGGGCCCGGTTCCGGTGACGATCAAGTTCCGCACCGGCATCGACGACCGCTACCAAACCTACCTGGAAGCCGGCCGCATTGCCCAGGAGGAAGGCTGCGCGGGGGTGGGGCTGCACGCGCGCACCGCGGCCCAGCTCTATGACGGGGAGGCCGACTGGGAGGCCATCGCACGCCTCAAGCAGGCGGTCCGGGGCATCCCCGTTCTCGGCAACGGGGACGTCTGGGAGGCCGAGGACGCTCTGCGCATGATGCGGACCACGGGCTGCGACGGCGTGATCGTGGGCCGAGGCTGCCTGGGCCGTCCCTGGCTCTTCCGGGACCTGGCCGACGTCTTCGAAGGCCGCTCTCCCCAGAACCCGCCCCTCCTGGGGGGGGTGGTCGACGTGATGCTGGAGCACGCCCGCCTGCTCGGGGCCTGGCTGGGGGAGACGGGGGCCATGCGCTCCTTCCGGAAGCACAGCTCCTGGTACACGAAAGGGTTCCGGGGCGGAGCCGCGTTGCGCGAGCAGCTCATGCGGGTGACCCGTCTGGACGAGCTCGCGGCGATCCTCGGGGGCGTGGACCACACGCAACCCTTCCCTCCCGAGGCTATTCGCGTGCCCCGGGGGAAGACGGGGGGAAGGCAGACGGTGGCTCTCCCCGCGGGCTACCTCGACGACCTGGAGGACGCGACCCCTCCCGGCCCGGAGGCGGAGGCCGCCGACTCCGGCGGCTGA
- a CDS encoding DMT family transporter — MLRREAKNEEGRGLALILLSTVAYGTMPVLTKVAYGSGVRPLPLLAWRFLLASLLFALLPSAGPAKPISGRQRLTLWAIGAVYVVNALAYFKALETVPASTVALLLYTYPVIVTLFSGLLGWEGLTPRGLGAAGLAGAGCALTAGGALVGGPGVFFALLTAVLYAAYIMLGSRFAAQVPAQTAALHLTQVCALVCVPWAIGQGSVLLFPDVRAWGAVLGITVLSTVVALRAFLAGLARVGPARAAVLSSFEVVVTLALAVIVLGERLGVRQWAGAALILGAVGLQNLGSRRRLGKAQGY; from the coding sequence GTGCTGCGGAGGGAGGCCAAGAACGAGGAGGGGCGCGGTCTGGCCCTCATCCTTCTGAGCACCGTGGCCTATGGAACCATGCCCGTCCTCACGAAGGTGGCCTATGGGAGCGGGGTGCGGCCGCTCCCGCTCCTGGCCTGGCGCTTCCTGCTCGCCAGCCTTCTCTTCGCCCTCCTGCCCTCGGCGGGCCCAGCCAAGCCCATCTCCGGGCGGCAGCGGCTCACGCTCTGGGCGATCGGGGCCGTCTACGTCGTCAACGCCCTCGCCTACTTCAAGGCCCTGGAGACGGTGCCCGCCTCCACGGTGGCCCTCCTCCTCTACACGTACCCCGTGATCGTCACTCTGTTTTCCGGCCTCCTCGGCTGGGAAGGCCTCACCCCGCGTGGTCTGGGCGCGGCCGGCCTGGCCGGGGCGGGGTGCGCCCTCACCGCGGGAGGGGCGCTCGTCGGCGGCCCCGGCGTCTTCTTCGCCCTCCTCACCGCGGTCCTCTACGCGGCCTACATCATGCTGGGGAGCCGGTTTGCGGCGCAGGTCCCGGCCCAGACCGCGGCCCTTCACCTCACCCAAGTCTGCGCCTTGGTCTGCGTCCCCTGGGCGATCGGCCAGGGCAGCGTCCTCCTATTCCCCGATGTCCGCGCCTGGGGCGCGGTGCTGGGGATCACCGTCCTCTCCACGGTGGTGGCGCTGCGCGCGTTCCTCGCGGGTCTGGCCCGGGTGGGGCCGGCCCGGGCCGCGGTGCTCAGCTCCTTCGAGGTGGTGGTGACCCTGGCCTTGGCCGTGATCGTGCTCGGCGAGCGCTTGGGCGTGCGGCAGTGGGCGGGGGCCGCGCTCATTCTGGGCGCGGTGGGCCTGCAGAACCTGGGCTCCCGGCGCCGGTTGGGAAAAGCCCAGGGGTATTGA
- a CDS encoding DUF6265 family protein, translating into MTIARPFRLVAAGLALLAPTVRADQEAAPPTSLADLAWIAGRWVDSSPGSLSEEVWTAPSGDSMMGMWRFVSDGRTRIFELLTITTGEGGLELRLRHFDPLLVAREDKERPVVLKLVRRGDREAAFEGREYAGTVRITYRRTEDGLAVTLEKGGTKEEFRFRPGDAHTP; encoded by the coding sequence ATGACGATCGCCCGGCCGTTCCGGCTGGTGGCCGCAGGCCTCGCCCTCCTGGCCCCCACGGTAAGGGCGGACCAGGAGGCGGCGCCCCCGACTAGCCTCGCCGATCTCGCGTGGATCGCCGGGCGGTGGGTCGACAGCTCCCCGGGTAGTCTCTCGGAGGAGGTCTGGACCGCTCCCTCCGGGGACTCCATGATGGGAATGTGGCGCTTCGTCTCCGATGGGCGAACCCGGATCTTCGAGCTGCTGACGATCACGACCGGCGAAGGAGGCCTTGAGCTTCGCTTGCGCCACTTCGATCCCCTGCTCGTGGCACGTGAGGACAAGGAGCGGCCGGTTGTGCTCAAGCTCGTGCGCCGCGGGGACCGGGAAGCGGCCTTCGAGGGCCGCGAGTACGCGGGCACGGTGCGCATCACCTACCGCCGGACCGAGGACGGGCTCGCCGTCACCTTGGAGAAGGGCGGGACCAAGGAGGAGTTCCGGTTCCGGCCCGGGGACGCGCACACGCCTTGA
- a CDS encoding MqnA/MqnD/SBP family protein translates to MKISLAHSPDSDDAFMFYGLARGRVPTGDLEISHVLADIETLNRQAQEGRHEITAISFHAYPYVADKYALMPCGGSIGDGYGPLLVAREPLAPAQVATLTVGVPGTLTTAYLALKLFAPGVATRVIAFDRILEEVREGRVDVGLIIHEGQLTFGAHALHKVLDLGAWWKKETGLPLPLGGNAVRRDLGPALMARLTALVRDTVRYSLAHRREALDYALGFARGMDPAVADRFVGMWVNEMTVECGPRGRQAVQALLDRGHAAGLIPRRVTADFIDA, encoded by the coding sequence GTGAAGATCTCCCTCGCCCACAGCCCCGACAGCGACGACGCCTTCATGTTCTACGGCCTGGCCCGGGGCAGAGTCCCGACCGGCGACCTGGAGATCTCCCACGTTCTGGCGGACATCGAGACCTTGAACCGCCAGGCCCAGGAGGGTCGGCACGAGATCACGGCCATCTCCTTTCACGCCTATCCCTACGTGGCCGACAAGTACGCGCTCATGCCCTGCGGCGGCAGCATCGGGGACGGATACGGGCCCCTCTTGGTTGCGCGCGAGCCCTTGGCTCCCGCCCAGGTAGCGACGCTCACGGTGGGCGTGCCTGGCACCCTCACCACCGCCTACCTGGCCCTCAAGCTTTTCGCGCCTGGGGTCGCGACCCGCGTGATCGCCTTCGATCGGATCCTGGAGGAGGTGCGGGAGGGCCGGGTCGACGTGGGGCTCATCATCCACGAGGGGCAGCTCACGTTCGGCGCCCACGCCCTGCACAAGGTCCTGGACCTGGGTGCGTGGTGGAAGAAGGAGACGGGCTTGCCCTTGCCCCTGGGCGGGAATGCGGTGCGTCGGGACCTCGGGCCCGCGCTCATGGCCAGGCTGACCGCGCTCGTGCGGGACACGGTGCGCTACTCGCTGGCCCACCGCCGGGAGGCCCTGGACTACGCCCTGGGCTTCGCGCGCGGGATGGACCCCGCGGTGGCTGACCGTTTCGTGGGGATGTGGGTGAACGAGATGACGGTGGAGTGCGGGCCCCGCGGCCGCCAGGCCGTGCAGGCCCTCCTGGACCGCGGCCACGCCGCGGGCCTCATTCCGCGGCGCGTGACCGCCGATTTCATCGACGCTTGA